The following coding sequences are from one Granulicella sp. L56 window:
- a CDS encoding TonB-dependent receptor, with amino-acid sequence MLRLLLSVAFIFVTFIPAALHAQITAGSINGQVRDPAQRNVPDATVTVTNVATSATRTAQTTQDGLYTFSQLIPGDYVLTVSKTGFSTYKQSNISLLASQALELNAQLTIGSVSQEVIVTSAPSLLDTEDANHDVTLTTQQVQDLPISSHSSLGSVWATGGVVSVHTGMNGNSPTTGDQQQDRFSMDGGRDMQSAILVDGISLTAGDWGGAIGPPAADSTNETHAFRNTYDTQYGKTDGGVLSLTTRGGSPSFHGATYFNYQGQTLNANSWTNDRTGTPKTPYNNILYGGHLAGPIWRSKHMYFFGNYEASRNSQPASSGLQSIPTAAECNGDFSNVFSKSGSSYVLSTLYDPTTQVANSNGTYTRTSFIAENGGNTNLPAGASNPANFIPQSKINPQGQKICKLYSLFPAAPAAVTAAANGSPQSNVNNYSATAQKVNTQERFDFRADWSPSEKFTAFGTWMRQYSVSGGAEYYGHGLDTGSVGKNPTNRILLSGTYVPSSTFVLNLVGAVSVWHQNSYSLGALEGADGTVFGFAPGLVSQFPINNPANFGIGGYQGLGQGRSYYYTLRNNDFSVNATKTLNNHTIRFGYQMTVQMLNDFNQNSANFGTDRNLTSANCGTGTCLASTSSTTTGDGVASLLLGTLSSSSTGYAVVPAATQKYVSLYAEDAWKVNNRLTFNYGLRYEIQFGRTDRYNRYNHFDPTVINPTLTALTGSPVKGGLVFANSDNRGLWKTTFNNAAPRIGLSYRVRNNMTARAGYGIFYSQNTSEAPNSNSDGFSSNTTGQATQNLNAGLAPQDGLSNPFPNGLVQPTGSSLGVMQDVGNSVSSAYYARPTPYTQTYSAGIQYQTPNNGVVEIGYQGSQGRRLPVGYGQNVNQLPTQYLYSQVTHCPGPTCASTLNNKVNNPFAGQGQFSATNQIAYNQLLRPYPQFTSVNISQDQTLASSSYNALLVSYSQRMSGGLSASINYQYSKAMDNTSETGYNNDSGARDIYNLSLERSVSGHDMPQQFTAAVVWKLPFGRGMRFGGDMNRVVDAFVGGWQLSTVTILNKGFPISITDSSNPIGSYGFGESRPNVTSEAAIRPAHRTLTNWFNTAAFSTPCWAANSTTASTTSCPAGTGPTYNAIGNIRRFEAADRQGAFIRPDMTLQKNFRISEGKIIAAHVAAFNLTNTPYYSTPNTSFGSSTFGQVTGTGAGYISRTVELGGRFTF; translated from the coding sequence ATGCTCCGACTGCTGCTTAGCGTCGCGTTCATTTTCGTGACGTTCATCCCTGCCGCGCTTCATGCCCAGATTACTGCCGGCTCTATTAATGGTCAGGTTCGTGATCCCGCCCAGAGAAATGTTCCGGATGCGACCGTGACCGTTACGAACGTCGCCACATCGGCGACGCGAACCGCACAAACTACTCAAGATGGTTTGTATACCTTCTCCCAACTCATCCCTGGCGACTATGTCCTGACTGTCTCTAAAACAGGGTTTTCTACTTATAAGCAAAGCAACATCTCTCTGTTGGCCAGCCAAGCGCTTGAACTCAATGCGCAACTGACAATCGGATCGGTATCGCAAGAGGTGATTGTTACTTCTGCCCCTTCATTACTCGATACCGAGGATGCAAATCATGATGTGACTTTGACCACTCAACAAGTACAGGATTTGCCGATCAGCAGCCATAGCTCATTGGGTTCTGTCTGGGCAACGGGCGGAGTAGTTTCGGTCCATACCGGGATGAACGGTAACTCTCCCACCACCGGCGATCAGCAACAGGATCGGTTCTCCATGGATGGCGGCCGCGATATGCAATCCGCAATCCTGGTCGACGGCATAAGCCTCACGGCCGGCGACTGGGGCGGCGCTATCGGACCCCCTGCTGCCGATTCAACAAACGAAACCCACGCATTTCGGAATACATATGACACTCAATACGGGAAAACCGACGGTGGGGTTCTCAGTCTTACCACCAGAGGTGGCAGCCCCTCTTTCCACGGGGCCACCTACTTTAACTACCAGGGACAGACGCTGAATGCCAACTCCTGGACCAATGATCGTACTGGCACCCCGAAAACCCCATATAACAACATCCTGTACGGCGGACACTTGGCCGGCCCTATCTGGCGCTCAAAGCACATGTACTTTTTTGGCAACTACGAGGCAAGTCGCAACTCTCAGCCTGCATCCTCTGGACTACAGTCCATTCCAACGGCCGCAGAGTGCAACGGCGATTTCTCGAACGTCTTCTCCAAGTCGGGTTCAAGCTATGTTTTATCAACCCTCTACGATCCAACGACTCAAGTCGCCAACTCGAATGGCACGTATACGCGTACGTCTTTCATTGCCGAGAACGGAGGTAACACGAATCTCCCAGCCGGCGCCTCCAACCCTGCTAACTTCATTCCGCAATCGAAGATTAACCCCCAGGGCCAAAAAATTTGCAAGCTTTATTCATTGTTTCCAGCGGCACCAGCCGCTGTTACTGCGGCGGCCAATGGTTCCCCACAAAGTAACGTAAATAATTATTCCGCCACGGCTCAGAAAGTCAACACGCAAGAGCGTTTTGACTTTCGTGCTGACTGGTCTCCAAGCGAGAAATTTACCGCCTTTGGCACTTGGATGAGGCAGTATTCAGTATCGGGAGGAGCCGAATACTATGGCCATGGACTGGATACCGGCTCTGTAGGAAAAAACCCCACGAATAGAATTCTGTTGAGCGGGACTTACGTTCCATCGTCGACTTTCGTGCTCAACCTTGTCGGAGCAGTATCCGTCTGGCATCAGAATAGCTACTCGCTAGGCGCACTGGAAGGCGCAGACGGAACCGTCTTTGGCTTTGCACCTGGGCTTGTCAGCCAATTCCCGATCAATAACCCGGCGAATTTTGGCATCGGTGGATATCAGGGGCTTGGTCAAGGACGGTCGTATTATTACACCCTGCGCAATAACGACTTCTCGGTCAACGCCACGAAGACTCTGAACAACCATACAATCCGATTCGGCTATCAGATGACAGTGCAGATGTTGAATGATTTCAACCAAAACTCCGCCAATTTCGGAACTGACCGCAACTTGACGTCCGCGAACTGCGGGACAGGCACATGTCTGGCATCCACGAGTAGTACGACAACGGGCGACGGCGTCGCTTCACTACTTTTAGGCACCCTCTCATCTTCGTCGACGGGTTACGCTGTGGTTCCCGCAGCCACACAGAAGTACGTGAGTTTGTATGCGGAGGATGCCTGGAAGGTCAACAATAGGCTAACGTTCAACTACGGCTTGCGGTATGAGATCCAGTTTGGGCGTACCGACCGTTACAACCGGTACAACCATTTCGATCCGACCGTTATCAATCCTACGCTAACTGCGCTGACCGGCTCCCCTGTTAAAGGTGGTCTAGTCTTTGCCAACAGTGACAATCGCGGGCTTTGGAAAACCACCTTCAACAATGCAGCTCCGCGTATCGGGCTTTCGTATCGGGTAAGGAATAATATGACCGCCCGTGCTGGCTACGGGATCTTCTACTCGCAGAACACCTCCGAGGCCCCTAACAGCAATTCCGATGGTTTTTCGTCCAACACGACGGGCCAGGCTACTCAGAACCTCAATGCGGGATTGGCCCCACAGGACGGCCTCAGCAATCCATTCCCCAATGGGCTGGTTCAGCCGACCGGCAGTTCACTGGGAGTGATGCAGGATGTGGGAAACAGCGTAAGTTCAGCCTACTATGCCCGTCCAACCCCTTATACGCAAACGTACTCAGCCGGTATTCAGTATCAGACTCCGAACAATGGAGTCGTCGAGATCGGGTACCAGGGGAGTCAGGGGCGCAGATTGCCGGTCGGCTATGGCCAGAACGTGAACCAATTGCCTACTCAATATCTATATTCCCAGGTGACTCATTGCCCAGGACCCACTTGCGCTTCTACCTTGAACAACAAAGTGAACAACCCGTTCGCAGGCCAGGGGCAGTTTAGCGCCACAAACCAAATCGCCTATAACCAATTGCTGCGGCCCTATCCGCAGTTCACCTCTGTCAACATTTCACAAGATCAGACATTAGCGAGTTCCAGTTACAACGCGCTTCTGGTCTCCTATAGCCAGCGCATGTCGGGGGGCTTGTCAGCGAGCATCAATTATCAGTACTCCAAGGCGATGGATAATACTTCGGAGACTGGATACAACAACGATTCCGGTGCACGGGATATCTACAACCTGTCGCTGGAGCGTTCGGTCAGCGGACACGATATGCCACAGCAGTTTACCGCGGCGGTGGTCTGGAAACTTCCCTTCGGGCGCGGTATGCGATTCGGAGGAGACATGAACAGGGTCGTCGATGCATTCGTCGGCGGTTGGCAGCTCTCAACCGTTACCATTCTCAACAAGGGATTTCCGATTTCGATCACTGACTCGAGCAATCCCATAGGCAGTTATGGGTTTGGCGAATCGCGTCCCAATGTTACGAGCGAGGCTGCTATTCGTCCGGCTCACCGGACGCTTACAAATTGGTTCAACACGGCGGCATTTAGCACTCCCTGCTGGGCTGCCAATTCTACTACTGCTTCCACTACTTCTTGTCCTGCGGGTACTGGCCCCACTTATAACGCCATCGGAAATATCCGGCGTTTTGAGGCGGCCGACAGGCAAGGCGCGTTCATCAGGCCCGATATGACCTTGCAAAAGAATTTTCGGATCAGCGAGGGAAAGATAATAGCGGCCCATGTGGCTGCATTCAACTTAACCAACACACCGTATTATTCAACACCGAATACATCATTCGGCAGCTCGACGTTTGGGCAAGTAACTGGCACCGGCGCTGGTTACATCTCCCGCACCGTTGAGCTTGGAGGGAGATTCACTTTCTGA